One Candidatus Polarisedimenticolaceae bacterium genomic window, ACATGGCGTGCATCACCGGGAAACCCGTCACCCAGGGGGGGATCCGGGGCCGCCGCGAGGCGACCGGACGCGGCGTCGTCTACGGGCTGCGCGAGCTCTTCCGCCATCCCGAGGACCTGAAGAAGACCGGCCTGTCGGGCGCGCTGGCCGGGAAGACCGTCGCCATCCAGGGGTTCGGCAACGTCGGTTATCACGCCGCGAAGATCCTGCAGGACGAGGACGACTGCAGGATCGTGGCGGTGGGCGAATACGACGGCGCCGCCTACAACCCGAAGGGGCTCGACGTCGATGCGCTCGCCGAGTGGTTCAAGGCGAAGGGCTCGATCAAGGGGTTCCCGGGCTCGTCGAAGACGCTCCCGAAGGGCTCCGACGTGCTCGAGCTGGGGGTGGACATCCTGATCCCCGCCGCCCTCGAGAACCAGATCACCCGCGAGAACGCGGATCGCATCAAGGCGCGCGTCATCGCCGAGGCCGCCAACGGCCCGACGACGACCGACGCCGAGGCCGTCCTTCTCAAGAAGGGCATCCTGATGCTGCCGGACATCTACCTCAACGCCGGCGGCGTCACCGTGTCGTATTTCGAGTGGGCGAAGAACATCTCGCACATGCGTTACGGCCTCATGGAAAAGCGCGTGGACGCGACCCAGCGCGCCCAGCTCGTCACCGCGACGGAGGACCTCCTCCACGCGCGTTTCCCCGACGCCGTGCGCGACGCGTTGATCCGCGGACTCGACGAGGAGGACCTCGTCCGCTCCGGCCTCGAGGAGACGATGGTCGTCGCCTACAACGAAATCGCCGAGATCTGGAAGCAGAACAGGAAGATCGAGGACCTGCGCACCGCGGCGTTCGTCTGCGCGATCCAGAAGGTGGGACGCGCGTACCTCGAGCTCGGCGTGTTCCCCTGATCGACGCCCCTCAACGGAACGATCGAACGGGCGCCCTCCGGGGCGCCCGTTCTGCTTCTTGACGGATCGCGTCTTGAAAGACGCGGCGAGCGTCCTCCATACTCGGCGACAAGGAGTTCACCATGCTCGCCCGCGCCCTCCTGCTCCTCTGGACCGCGGCGCTGCTCGGCACCTCGGCGTCGGCCGCGGATCCACGCGGCAACGCGAATCTCTTCCTCGGCCGGAAGGTCCTCGACTCGGGCGACTGGCAGTCCGTCGACCGGCAGGACGAGCTGGGCGTGCTGCTGTCCCTCGGCCGCGCCGACTGGCCCGTCTTCATCGCCGTCGATCTCCTGGCCGCCACGGATGAGGGGGATATCGACAACGACTTCCGGGGACCCGCGACACTCGACGCCCGCACCTACGAGGCGGCCTTCGGGGTGAGGAAGATCTGGGCTCCGGGCTCCACCCACCCCTACGTGGGCGCCGGGATCGTCTGGGTCACCGCCAAGGTGGACCTGACGTCGTTCGGCGAGACGTTCGACGCCAACGACAGCGCCCTGGGACCCTGGGTCGGCGGCGGGGTGTTCTGGAGGCTGGGACGCCGAATCAACCTCGGCATCGACGCGCGCTGGAGCGCCGCCGAGGTGTTCCTCGACTACGGCCGCGGGCTCGGCGCCGACAAGCTCAAGGCAGGGGGACTCCACGGCGGGATCACGCTCGGGGCGGGCTGGTGATGGGCCGGCTCGCGTCGGCATGCCTGCTCGCCCTCTCG contains:
- a CDS encoding Glu/Leu/Phe/Val dehydrogenase, translated to MATSTRSKRAAQAPEDLNLNNIVNRQFERAARHVKLPEGLAQQIQVCNNVYYMQFPVKIDDKYVIFEAWRAEHSHHRKPLKGGIRYSRMVDQHEIMALAALMTYKCAIGNVPFGGSKGGIKLRPRDYTPEQLERITRRYTHELIKKNFIGPGTNVPAPDYGTGEREMAWIADTYDAFHPGGMDNMACITGKPVTQGGIRGRREATGRGVVYGLRELFRHPEDLKKTGLSGALAGKTVAIQGFGNVGYHAAKILQDEDDCRIVAVGEYDGAAYNPKGLDVDALAEWFKAKGSIKGFPGSSKTLPKGSDVLELGVDILIPAALENQITRENADRIKARVIAEAANGPTTTDAEAVLLKKGILMLPDIYLNAGGVTVSYFEWAKNISHMRYGLMEKRVDATQRAQLVTATEDLLHARFPDAVRDALIRGLDEEDLVRSGLEETMVVAYNEIAEIWKQNRKIEDLRTAAFVCAIQKVGRAYLELGVFP